Within Babylonia areolata isolate BAREFJ2019XMU chromosome 3, ASM4173473v1, whole genome shotgun sequence, the genomic segment ATCAGCTTTTAGTTATAGTCAAGAACCCTTTaagtgttttgtattgttttatcctgtttgaaCAGTCAATTTCCTTTTGTTTTAAGTTAATTTACAGTTTTGTGACCAAGACATGTGATGACAGTTGCTGATTCACTGCAGAAATTTAGAGATCAGAATGATCAGTAATTTTTTTGTGATGGTTAAGGAAACAGACATGTTTACACACtaactcacatgcatgcacatgattCTGTTTTTGCTGTCTGTGCTTGGTAGAAATGTTGGACTATTCATACACTTACAGGTGCATGTGTTCGTGTACATTTTCACCACCAAGTCATGTCACCTTTTGTTTGTGTCAGGTGTTGCGGTACTGTAAAGGGGGAGAACCACTGTGGGTATCCATCAAACACCAAGCAAAGGAGGCGGATATCCCTGACTGCTCATGTGGAGCACCCAGACAGTTTGAATTTCAGGTCTGTGAATCATccatgttattgttaatgttattttacattgtattattattgtaccAGAAGCTGCACTTTGCATCAAGTTTTGTAACTACTTGTTCTGCTCCAGTTTTCATCAACTTTCATCAGCTGATGACTGGTTTCATTTCTTGTTGAAAAGCTTTGTTGGCTTGAGTTAGATCTATGCAAAGTTGCACATCAACTTTCTGATTATGCAcaccataaaaagagattaaaagcAGTCAAATAAAAATGCACAATAGCTGTTGATAGACTAAAACCAGTTGCACACACATAAGCTATAAGAGTGATGTATGAAGACACAATGTGTAAGAGTGATGTATGAAGAAATGAAAATGTCTAACAAACAGAAATTTTAAAAATccataaatatgcacacacacacacacacacacacacacacaagcctcaaCTGTGAACACCAGAATGTTGGTTCTGTCACAAGAAATAAGACCttagcccctacccccacctcctggGTAACCCAGATTAACATTTGGGTTAGTTCACTGTTCATGTCCTTCAGATTGGAGAGGGAATTTATAGGAAATTATATTCCAGCTGACTACAGAATCAGTATTGAAGTAAAAGAGAGCTCCTCACCTGTGCTTTGCTTAAGTCTTGTCCTGGGTAAATAGTTGTTATTTATGGCATTCCTGGTCTTATTGACTTAGTGCATTTGCAGGTAATGCCTCAGTTGCTGAATTACCTGGGTGTGGACGACAAGGATGGCAACAGTTTGGACTGGGGCACGTTGTGTGTCTACACTTGCAGAGATTCCTGTGCCATAGGCAACAACTACGTCACAGAATTCCTCTGGAAACAAGATTTCACTGCAGACTGACGAGATACTGAAATAAACCTTGCACATGAacagcagtttttgttgttgttgttttttttaacccaatttacaagtttttaatgtcttctttttttttcttttttaaagctgCTATGTAATAGATCTGTTATTGCTTTGGAAAATAACTTCATGTTTGAAAACCAGGAACttttagttttatttattgcaagaTTATACCAGGTGTGTGATTACCCAGTCTTTACAAGACTTGTAGTTTGTCACAGTCTGCAACTTATTGGAAGTATTTATTTTTAATAAATATCAGTGTCAATTGTTTATATCAAGAATGTGTGGGGTcttgtatgggggtgggggatggaattgttttgttgttggaatTATACTTTTCAGTCGTAGTGCTTTATGAAGGTAACCTTAGTCACACAGAAATCATCTCAGAAACAGAAAATCTTTAGATATTGTCATGGATGCCATCTGTGACATTTTGttacattctttttcttcttctcaactctgtgaagagtgagTGGGGCAgtgcactgaagaactgttcaccagattcatccaggtctgtgggttgtgtcAAAGAGTGGGTCTCTGCAAAGTTTTTTCCTTGATTCagcattttgtgtttgtgtgtgtgcgcgcacacactcatctgtttatgtatgttggtacatgcctatgtgtttgtatgtgtcaagggtagctgctatgtacataatatgcatgttaaaatgtatgtatggagagtgtgtgtgtacgtgtgtgtttggtttattagtcacattttggtgtgtatgtaacattgatgtaatgtgttatgtgaacaaaagtgtttttgtaaagcacccaaaGCATATTTCTGGgtagtgtgttatataagtatccattattgtcaTTCTTGTCAGTACATCATCTTTGTCTCTCAACATTTTATTGATTGTTATAGCAAGGCCACTGGATATTGTCAGTTATGTGCCCATACAAAGATTTCTTAATTAATGCCAGCAGCTCTTCGTATTGTAACATTGTAATACTTCATATTTTAAAACTAAacaagcaaagagagagaaagaagaaataacaaactGCTATTAAAGTTGGCTGTTGATCAAaagaaacacaacagaaaatcaaAGTACAAAACATGAGAGATCAATTTGGAACCTCTTAAATTCTTTATGCCCCAAATCACTCAGAGGGAAAGAGCTAGACTGTCCAACACAAGGTGGTGGTGACTTTCCATCCCTCACCGACTTACTCCGCTTCTAActctgtcacacactgacaggaaCATAGGGAAAAGGAAACTCAAATGATTttattttaaatattattttAGGTTCAATGAATACTGATCTTGCTACATGATAAGTTTGAAGAAGTTCCCTTTGACCATTTTCTTAGAGAAAAAAAGCACCATGATGTTTTACTTATGTTTTgcgttacttaaaaaaaaaaaaattttttttttttttttgcttgctttttctcACATATAAGACAATATGAATAGCAGTGTCCTGTATTGATGCACCGTTGTCAAAACCAAGTATTTTACAAGTTCTACAAGTGAAGATATTAAGCAGCTTATATGTAGCTATAAGTTAAAGAAGGAAAAACGGGGAGAAATGCAAGAATAAAACAGTTCGAATTTTGCATGTCatcaaagagggaaaaaaaagcttGTGGTTCTCAGTGGTTGTGCATCAAGTGGAATGTTGTGTTTAGACCCTACTTCTTCACAGAAAATTGACAATTTCAGATATTCAAAACTACTAGGCACCATCAGGGTTCTTCTGGCTTTCTGGAAATCATTCTTTCTAATTGTCCAACAATAAACATTCAGATTCAAACAACTTCATCTCAGTCAATATCCAGGTCAGTTTCTGCCTCATTTAGCTGCACGTTTACCAAGTTCTCTGCAGTGGATCCCTTGATTCTTTTTCATGGTTGTCTCCTACAGTAAAACGCCAAACATTGAGGCCAGCCAATTTTAGAAAGCACTTTAATTTTTaaaccttaattttttttttttatacatttttcaaACTACTGCAGATATcagcattcattttttttcaggCAGAAGTAGAAATGGTAGAGAAAATGGAAGCCACATTCTTGCAAGATGTGCATCTCCATGGTAATCATGACATGGTGGCCCCCATAatcgccacatttttttttctccaagcagATGTCACACTATGGGGTTTACCAGGCGCTGTATACTAAataggttaaagatcccataaccaACCTATGTCTGTGTTCAAGGGGTTATGGAAACttaacatacccaacatgcaccaatgaaaaaagaaaatcggccTAAATGACAGtattttttcttcaaaaaaacaaacaaacaaaaaaacaaacaaaaaaacaccaaaaacctaTCCATGTTAAAGACCTGTTATACAACACTTATAAGTGAATGTGGAAATTGTAGCATGGTTGCCACTGTGCACCAGGTTGTTACTTCATCTTGGGAGACCTTTTTTACATGGATGGTTACTATTGTGCACCAGGTTTTTACTGGTGGATATGGACATTATTCACCAGGTTTATACTGGGGAGACCATTTAAGacactcctttttttgtttttttgggggttttttgtttgtcctTTGGTCATGATCCATAAAAACAAGCATAAAAACTGATACCCTTGTTTCTTTGATTGTCCTGGATATAAATTTTCAAAGAAGTCAGCCACTGTCATGAGCCATTTCCAAGCCAAACAGCAACATAAGCAAGAATGAAGATAATATTTTCACCACCAAAAcattttccagtttcagtttaaaggaggTGTCTAAGCATATGGACTGctccatatgtacacacacacatacatataataataaataacaagagaggcaagaccttcaagactcacttgtgataatctaatcattaaaatgtgttctgtatttgttattataaagcttcgggttaaaagaaaagaaaaaaaaaagtcaaacggcagattcgaactccgcatgttcagggtgagaagaaactgtcttacccattacactatcatggctccttaactgacattcaaaactataatatttaaacatgcttttttaaagggtgataaattgaatgcggtattcgcagtgagaacactgtttaaatcatattattctggtgtatcttgggcattcaaaaaatctttcagggcaattaaaaattctttttaagtccacggtaaaggagacgtggctatcaccgcaatcacactgcaacatttatccgttttctctggatctagatagatgtacaagtttcagttagttacacccggttgacatggtcgattcaatttctcttttatgttcattctagttttatagttttaaagttgatatgaaaattaagtattttgttaaactgataacatgtagagccaagtacaagtacttctaaacatcttatgaagtgaaaaggacttcattttgagaaaagtcaagactggaaatctttacgtttcatcaattcaagggtattaactcacatggtttattatttttaactgtgaattccgactgattctgtgcatatttttatggcagtttggggcataatgcagtaagtgatgaggcgttcacaaatctttctctgaataaatatttaatggtctccttctccaactttccatcacatgttatcgtgtattgtcgattgaatataggattggacgggcaggtcaacaacttgaaacaaaatggtgtcgtttgcattcgcgaagaatatgagtacgcgctttgaatgtgtataaatatgtgtacgcagttgatttttgcccatgacccttcagggctcagccaatagatctataaagtccactcgtcgtattgattttagtattttccgaaaaagaccacttgggcgaatgaacatagtgaaagccctgtacactgagagtaaaacacataagctttttatgtactgagtataatttcaaaatgtaatgtttatgatgagaaagatcggtttaaagcaaattaagtcccttagcattaattacagattaatttcccttttttactatttgcaccagaacatttgcaaaataaatataacttccatgcttagcaaaagaagttcccatttgaacaaaaaatgataaaaatgactgctcttgttgtgtcagaatatcagatcaaagtgccaagtttagagaataaaaagtatataaatataacagtaaatgcagtttgcatataatttggcttctttttttaaattttttttgtgcccatcccagaggtgcaatattgttttaaacaagatgactggaaagaactgaattttccctatttttatgcctaatttggtgtcgactgtcaaagtgtttgcagagaaaatggcaatgttaaagtttaccacggacacgcagacaaccaaacactgggttaaaacatactcaccttgtttacacaagtgagtcagaattTAGAAATATTAGATAAAAATGTGTGCACATCGACATCAGTGTGCAAACACCTTATGTGAGGTTCACATACACATAGTGCATCACTTGGCAGGGCCATGCAtgctcatgcgcacacacacacacacacgcacgcacaaattacatttacatatacacgacatacacacatagtGTCCACTCCCAGAAAATGAGCAcatgcattcatttgtgtgtctACACTCAAATGTAACTCCCACAATCTACACACCCATTCTCATACACAAcacagatttcagacacacaaacactcactcttcCTAGATTTCTTAGAAGTACACATTCAACACAAAGACATGAGAAATTTTCCTCCAAAACTTTATTCACTTTTTGACCTGAGATGAGATAAAGCATCTGTACACTGGTGGTGACGTTTTCATTTATGCATCAGCGATGGTCACTTCAACTTCCACACCTGGCTCAATGCTGATGGAAGTCTGAAGCAAGTGTTAAGGACATAACTTTTAAGAACTGGAAATGTGGCAGGGCTGAGAGTGAAACACGGATAGCAGACATACTGGAAATGCAGGATGGATATGCTCCATTATGCTGAATCTGATTACATCATctggaaaagggagaggggaagattAAACCCACTGTAACAGTTTACATGCACTTTGGACATATATGTGAGTACATGTACACTGAAAGCAGCACAATAATCTGAAAAGGTACCAAATTATCTAAATTACTGTTGTGTAGCCGAACTGATTGCACAGCCAGTCCAGTGCTGAAAAACACAAGAGAAACATCCTTTTTAATCAAGATGCCAGACACAGAGTTCCTTCTACACAAATCTTAATAAACAATCCTAAACACTGCTAACCACTATACTAAACTCTGAAACAATTAAGCCATGCTCAAGGCATTAAGTCACCAACTGTTGGCTTAACTTATCACTTCACACGACAGAAAAACAATGGGATCaaaaagcacacagaaaaagactTGCTGGCAAATAATGCAGATCAGGCAGTTAATATCCAACTCACCATTTATACTCACAACTGGTGACTATCTACAGTCACTTATCAAGCATGCCATGGACTGTTAACTGAAAAAGTGATCTCTCCTAACAAAGTATGTAGGTGAATGGACCCAAaggaaaaaggcagaaaaaagtgGATGAAATTCCTAGCATTAAATGAATCAAAATGAGGTGCcatgagtggtggtggggggggggggggggggagagagaaaggcaggtataaaagaaaacaaaaaaacacacacaaatacattgccGTACTTTTCAACCAACAATGTGCTGCAGAACATGaaacatggagagaaaaaaaggatacaATCTGCTTGACAATCTCAGAGGGTGAGTGCAGGTCAATGATGCGCTTATGGATGCGCATCTGGTAGCGGTCCCAAGTCTTTGAGCCCTCACCACAAGGTGTCTTGCGAGTGGTGATGCGCAGGATCTTGGTAGGCATGCGCACTGGCCCCTTCACCTTCAGCTGTTTGTCCTTGGCACCCTTGATCAAATCAGCGCACACTGCCAACAAACGATTCATGAAAAGATAACTATATTGATGGACACGAAGGATAACACAGATGAATGACCAGTCAATTATCAAGGCAATTACTTCACTGTCAATGAACTTTCAGTATCAGGAACATAGGAAAAAAATTATGAGTGAGAGTAGTTCCATATTATTGTAATCTGCATACCGTCATTTCAATAagaattttcttcctttttttgtgtttacAAAAATCCTGTCACTCCTAGTCCCACTCATGAAAACTAAATTATCATCAGAAATCGCTCACCTTTCTCAAGACTTTTCACATTGCGGCTTGTCAAAGTGATACGGATACGGTGGATGGGTGCCTCATCAACTGGGGCCTTCTGGTCTCCTTTGGCTGGGTATGCAGACTGAAAAGAATGAATATATACACTGAGACTAGCAAAGACCACAAAAGCAAATtcaatatatatatcatcatgatAAAATCCAGATAGGAGAAAGGAAATCCATAAAACATATAGCATCCTCTTTCAGTCCTTGTAGATTAGTGCCAGCTCATAAAAGCTATAGTGTGCTGgatatttttctcttttaaaaaaactTTTGTTATAGAACATGTAAGTGAAACAAGAATTCCATGCATCATATGTCATTTCACTGAcacaatttcagtttgaagagacATCAAAGTAAGTATACTAATTAACATTCTACTCATTGTGTCATtaatttagaaagaaagaaaaagagaatggtgAGATGTTCAGTTTGGGTTTTCATCATTAGAAATATGACCCGAAAGATGGTCCATCATTACACCATCACCATCTAAAATCAAAATAAAGTTTAGCTTTAaaatctatctacatatatatcataatattAAAAATATTTCATGGGTCATATAAAGAACAAACTTGATAAGCTTGGTGTTCTGTGACAGTTGTCATCACATGAATTTGATGAAATATGACCTGAAAGATAGTCCTTCATGGAGTTCAtcacacaaaaatgaagaaacaaaagtaTGCTTACTTGAACCTGACAAATGAAAAACCATACAATCTCATGGTTGATTTAAGGTACAATGGGCAATAACGGGTTGGGCAATGTCCAAGAGTAGAATGAGACAAGTTCTGGATTGACTGAGTGATGTATCTTTCACAAAAGCTGTGCTGGTTGAGTATCACTGTATATATTTGAAGCAGCTGGGTGTCCATCCTCGATCGATACAAAGCTTGGTGCTTAGCAGAGATCCCGACGAAAATGTCACTGAACATCATCAGTAATCGTTCCATACGATAATTTTGGTGGGAGTTCGtcagtaaatgaaaaaaacaacagtgggaGTTCAttggtaattttggtgggagatttGTCAAATATAGAGTCAAGAGGAGGTGTTGAAGGTCATGTGACCAatctgtggatcaagagtttgattccTGGTTGGACTTTTCTGTACGCCGTTCTGTCAGCCATTGGTGATTAACTCATGCAAGACAGCAGCGAAAAcaaactcaagaatcaagaaaggtccGCACAGACTGTCACTGACTGAAAATTGAATGTTACAGCCGTTAATTATTCGGGACCGATGTCAAGCTGTTCACTGCACATCGACTGAGAAGGTTATTGATAAAATTAGAATCCTATGGAATCACAGGTAAAACACTTCACTGGATAGAAGAATTTCTTAGTAACAGATCACTGAAAGTAAAGGTTGGTAGATCTCAATCAAATGGTGCAGATGTCCTGAGTGGAATCCCCCAAGGCAGTATACTTGGACCTATTCTTTTTACTGTATTTATAAATGATCTTCCACAATCAGTAAACAGCACTTgtaaaatatttgctgatgacactaaaaTATACACATCCCCTTTAGAATACCAAATATTGCAAAGCGACAGATTCACTCGTGGAATGGACAGACACATGGAACCTATACTTTGATGCTACAAAATGCAAAGTGCTCCATATTGGTAGCAAAAACCCTGAACAGGACTACTTAATGAAAATAGGTGATAAAGAGTTTATTA encodes:
- the LOC143280616 gene encoding small ribosomal subunit protein uS10-like — encoded protein: MSAYPAKGDQKAPVDEAPIHRIRITLTSRNVKSLEKVCADLIKGAKDKQLKVKGPVRMPTKILRITTRKTPCGEGSKTWDRYQMRIHKRIIDLHSPSEIVKQITSISIEPGVEVEVTIADA